A region of the bacterium genome:
CACCGCCCTTGGACACCACGTCCTCATTGCCACCCAGAAGGTAGTCACGAGGAATACGACAGTCCTTGAAGACCATGGCTGCCGTGTCATCGGCGCGGATGCCCAGCTTCTTCTCCTTGTGGGTCACCTCGAAACCCGGGGTGTCCTTCATGACGACGAAACTCTTGATACCGCCGCGGCCCGCGCTCTTGTCGATCGTCGCCCAGACCACCACGCCCTCACAACGACAACCGGTGGTCACGAAGATCTTCTCTCCGTTGAGCACCCACTCGTCACCATCGAGCACAGCGGTGGTCTGCACCGCCTTCGAGTCGGAGCCGCAACCGGGCTCGGTGATCGCCATTGCCAGGGTCGTACCGTTCCAACGCGCCTGCTGCTCGTCGGTGCCCGAGGCCCGCAGGGCGGCGTTGCCCAGCGCACCGCTACCCCGGCGCATGCGCACGGTGTAGTCGCCCCAGGTCTGACCCGCGGAAACCAGCATCGCCAGGCAACCCAGGCTGGTGTTGTAGTCATTATGCTCGTACAGGGAGTACGGGTCAGAAGTGGACTTGGCTTCTTCGAGTTCGTCGGGTGCGAACTCTTCCTCGTGATCGTCGTAATAGCGTGCATACTTGCGACAGATCAGCGCCTGCTCGCGCACTGCGTCGAGAACCGCCTGATCAGCTTTGGAAAGTGAGAAATCAATCATTTTCTTTCTCCTGAACCTAGAGCGCCGTTACGGCTTCGGTGACCGTAAGCGCGCGCGCGTTGCGATACCACATTTCGACGGGGTAGTCGCGAATGAACCCATGGCCGCCGAAGACCTGTAGACCGTTGTCCGCCACCTTCATGGCTTCTCGACGGGTGTAGGTCTGTGCCAGCGTCGTCATACGCGTGGCATCGACACCCTGCTCGAGCTGACTCGCCGCCTTCCAGATCAGATTGCGCATCGAGTTCACCTCGATGTGCATATCGGCGAGCATGAAGGCAATGACCTGCTTCTGGCCGATCGGCTGACTGAAAGCAACACGCTCCTGGGCGTAGGGGATCGCCAGTTCCATCATGCCGCGAGCCAGACCCAGCGCGAGCGCCGAAGTGCCGAGGCGAAGCATGTTCACGAGGCGCGCGGCGTCGATACCGCCGTCACCACCGAGTCGCAGGCCCTTGGGCACTTCGACCTTTTCGAGTTCGATCGTGGCCATGGGTACGGCCTGGAATCCGAGTGTCTTCTCGGAAGCACAGCTGATCGTCAGGCCCGATGCATCGCGCGGAACAATGAAGGCGTCCAGACCCTGAATCCCTTCGCGTCCACTGCGCGCAACCACCAGGAAGTGGCTGGCGCGATCTCCCAACGGAACGAAGCGCTTCTTGCCGGTGAGCACGAAGGTATCGCCCTTGGGCTCGGCGGTCGTCTGCATATTGGTTACGTCGAACGTGAAGTTCGGCTCGTGCAGAGCCAGTGAAGCCGTGTGGAATTCGGAGGTCGTGAACAGCGGAAGGAATTCCTTCTTCTGCTCATCGGTACCGAAATCGATCAGTGGCTGAATGAACAGGCTCGGTGCCATGGCAGCCGTCGCCAGCGGAACGTCTCCCCAGCCCAGTTCTTCGAGCACCAATGCGTTGGTGATCGGGGAACGGCCGATGCCGCCACCACCGAACTCTTCGGGGATTCCGCCGTTGACCAGGCCCAGCTCCCAGGTCTTGTCGAGCAGGTCCTGCGGCAGCTCGGATTTCTCGTCGCAATCGCGCGCGATCTCGCGCAGCTCGGACTGCGCGAACTCGCGGACGGTGTCTCGGATGAGCTCCTGCTCCTCCGTTAGTCCGAATGAGATCATTTCTAGTCTCCTGTTGGTTTACGCGAAGGCGTATAGGGTTGGTGGAAATACCATGCGATCGAACCGCCCTGACCATCCTTGGTCAGTCGGCCATCGCTGAAAGCTTCACGGTCATCGATCAAGCCAATGGCCAGTAGCGTCCAGTCGCGCGCATCGGCCGTGTAGCGGACGTTCGCGCGCTCGGCGAAACCCTCGTTCACCCGGCAGGCGCCGTCATTGATCGTCACCGTCCAGACGCCGCCGCCCTTCCCTTTCAGGCGCAGCTCGTAGGTGATGCGTGCGTCCCGCGCGCGCTCCTCGCGTAGCAGGAAAGGCAGAGACTCGACGACGGTCGCAGCCGTGGTCTCGCGAAACGGACCGGAGCCCTTCATGAAGTTCTGCACCCACCACAGCGCCATCTCGCGAATCAGCGGCTCCAGTGAATGACCGCGCGGTGTCAGGGCGTAGAGGGAACGATTGCCCTGGGGGACCGACTCCACCAGCTCGCGCTCGGCGAGCTGACGAAGGCGCGTGCTGAGACTGCGCGGGCCGATGCCGGTGCGTTCGCGCAACTCCTGAAAGCCCCGCGCGCCCCCGAGAAGATGGCTCACCAGAACCAGGGTCCAGCGTTCACCGATCAAGTCGAGCGCGCGCCCGACCGGGTCGAAGAGCGGACCCGATTCCTCCAGCCCGTCGGCATCCTCCGTAACCGGAGGAGTCTTGGTGGGTTTCGAAGTCATACTTCGAGACCGACTCTACGGAAATCGACACCAGTATACAAATGATACTGACAGTCATATCCCAAGAACCAGGACTCTCGAGAGGTCGGGAATCACGCGCTTTTTCAGACACTTGCAACCGACTCAGGCACCCGGACTGCTGGGGGAGTAAGATCGGAGAACCCGGCTGGAACCGGGCGGAGGAAGGCATGAAAATCGGGATCGGCGCAGGCGCAGACGGGCGAATCGATCTGCTTCTCGGAGAGGCCCGGCGTGCGGAAGCCGACGGTTTCCAGGCACTCTGGATGCCCAATATCTTCGGACTCGACGCGATTGGGGCCCTGACCGTGGCGGGACACGAGACGAACCACATCGAACTGGGCACGGGTGTCGTGCCGACCTACCCGCGCCACCCGATGGCCATGGCCCAGCAGGCCCTGACCGCGCAGGCCGCCTCGGGGGGACGCTTCGTTCTGGGCATCGGGTTGTCGCACAAGATCGTGATCGAAGACATGTTTGGCATGTCCTACGCGCGACCGGCGCGCCATATGCGCGAGTACCTCGAAGTCCTGTCCCCGCTATTGCACGGCGAAGGCGTGCAGTTCAAAGGTGAGGAGTACCGGGTTTCGGGGGCGCTTCAGGTGGCAAACGCACCTGCGGTATCGCTTCTGGTCGCGGCGCTCGGACCGCAGATGCTGCGTCTGGCGGGGAGACTCTCCGACGGAACGATCACCTGGATGACAGGACCCCGGACGCTCGAGAGTCACATCATCCCGACGATTTCCAAGGCAGCCCAGGAAGCGGGCCGACCCGGACCGCGCATCGTCGCGGGCTTCCCGGTCGTGGTGACCGATGACGTCGACGCCGCGGGAGAAGCGGTAAACCGCACACTGCAGATCTACGGTCAACTGCCCTCCTACCGCGCCATGCTCGATCGCGAAGGCGCGCAGGGACCTGCCGACGTCGCGATCATGGGCACGGCCGAACAGGTCAGATCACGTTTGATGCATTTGCGCGATATCGGCGTCACCGACCTGAATGCAGCCATCGTTCCGATCAACGGACGCAGCGAGCGAACCATGGACCTGCTGACCGAACTAGCGAAGGAAGCCCGATGAGCGAACCCGCCGTCCTTTTCGAAGCCAAAGACCATATCGCCGAGATCACGCTGAACCGGCCGGAAAACCGCAACAGCATGACCAATGACGTCCTGGAAGGTCTGCGCGAAAGCGTCGAGCGAGTTCGCCAGGACCCCGATGTGCGCTGCGTGATCATCACCGGTCGAGGAAAGAGCTTCTGCGCCGGTGCGGATTTCAAGAGCGGGGTGCAACGCGATGACGGGAGCGCCGCGGAGTTTCGCTCTCCCAATGAACGCTCCTTCGCCATGTACTCCCCCTTCCTTTCGATCCTGGACATCGAAGTTCCCACGATTGCCGCGATGCAGGGGCACGCAATCGGCGGTGGGCTCGGACTCGCAATCGTCTGCGATATCCGTGTGGCAAACCGCGATTCCAAGTACGGCGCCAACTTCACCCGCCTGGGTCTGCATCCGGGCATGGCCTGCACCTACATCCTGCCGCGACTCGTGGGCCTGCCGCGCGCTGCAGAACTGCTCTTCGCCGGACGCATCATCGAAGGCAGCGAAGCCGCCGAGCAGGGACTTGCAAACTACGCCGTAGCGGGTGACGAAGTGCTCGAGAAGTCGCGGGAACTGGCGCGAGAGATCGCGAGTGCGGCGCCGATCGCCGTGCGCTGGACCAAGCGCTCGCTGTACCGCGGCATCGATTGGGATCCGCGCACTGCGGCCGAGCACGAGGCACACGCACAATCGCGCACGATCGAGACCGAGGACTCCAAGGAGGGCATTCAGGCACTCCTCGAAAAGCGCGCACCGGTCTTCAAGGGGCGCTAGCGGAACGAATGGGCGCAACGGACGACAGGAAGCGGCGCTCGGCTCGCGTGCCCGAAGGACGTGCGGAGCGCATTGCGAAGCTGGGTTCGATGCTCGCGGGCATGGCGGGCGAATCCGCACTCGAAGTCCTGCGCCGCGCGACGGGATCCGGGGAAGAGGACACCTCCGTCCTGTTGACCAAGGCGAACGCCGAACGACTCGTCGATACCCTGGCCGATCTGCGGGGCGCCGCCATGAAGCTGGGCCAGCTCCTCTCGCTTCAGGGCGACGATGTATTGCCCGCGCGACTGCAGGAGATCCTGGCAGGTCTGCAAAACCAGGCGCACTTCATGCCAGAAACACAGGTGCGTGAGGTACTCGTAAACGAACTCGGACGCGACTGGGACAAACACTTCGCCGAGTTCGACTTCGAGCCCCTGGCGGCCGCTTCGATCGGACAAGTACACGCAGCCGAGTCCGCGGACGGCCGCGACATAGTCGTGAAGCTGCAGTACCCCGGCGTCGAGAAGAGTATCGACAGCGACGTCGACAACCTGGCGCTGAGTCTGCGCATGCTGCGCCTGATTCCGGCTGCAATCGACGTGGATGCGCTGGTTCCTGAACTCAAACGCGGCCTGAGAGAAGAGGCCGACTACAAGCGCGAGGCCGAGAACACCGAAGCCTATCGCGCGCTGGTCGGTGACGATCCGAGCGTACTCGTACCGCGCGTGCACGCCGATCTGTCGACACAGAGACTCTTGACCAGCGAACGCGTGCGCGCTCTGCCGATCGAAGACCTGCGCTCCCCCGAGCACACGCGCGAACGCCGCGATCGCATCGGCGAGCGACTCCTGCGTCTCGTCTTCCAGGAGCTTTTCGATTTCCGCCTGATGCAGACGGATCCGAATTTCGGCAACTATCTGTACGAGCCCAAGCACGAGCGCGTGGCCCTGCTCGACTTCGGCGCCGTGCGCCGACTCTCGAGTGAATTCACCGACGCCTATCGCGAACTGGTCCTGGCGACGATCGAACGCGACGGCCCAAAGGCAGTTCAGATCGGCGAGCAGATCGGCTTCCTGCGCGGAGACGAGGGCGTCGACGCGCGCGCGGCCTTCGTCGATCTATGCGAACAGGTGGCCGAACCCCTGCGGGGCAAGGGAATCTACGACTTCGGCGATTCGGATCTGCCACGCCGCGTCCGCGAACTGGGCTTGCAGGCGTACACGGAGCGCGGACTCCCGCAGCCACCCGCCGAACTGCTCTTCGTGCACCGCAAGATCGCAGGCAGCTATCTGCTGCTCGCGCACATCGGATCGCGCGTCAACTGCGAACGACTCGCGCGCAACTGCCTGGCGTGAAGGACGAGAAGCGCTGTGCCTGGGCGGGTTCGGATCCGCTCTATCTGGACTACCACGACCGGGAATGGGGAGTGCCGACTCACGATGACCGCACGCTCTTCGAGTTCCTGATCCTCGAAGGAGCACAGGCCGGACTGTCCTGGATCACGATCTTGAAGAAGCGCGAGAACTACCGAAAGGCTTTCGCCGACTTCGATCCCGCAAGGATCGCACGCTTCTCCAAAGAACGACGCGCCAGGCTGCTGCTGAACGAAGGAATCGTGCGCAACCGCCTGAAGGTGGAATCCGCGGTACTGAACGCGCGGGCGTTCCTGAAGGTCCAAAAAGAGTTTGGGAGTTTCGATGCGTACATCTGGCGCTTCGTCGACGGCGAACCCAAGAAGAACCGCTTCCGCCGCCAGGGCGATGTTCCGGCCAAGACCCAGCAGAGCGAACAGATGAGCCGCGATCTGAAGAAGCGCGGCTTCAAGTTCGTGGGCTCGACGATCTGTTATGCCTATATGCAGTCCATGGGACTGGTCAACGATCACCTGACCAGTTGCTTCCGCTACGATGTTTGACCGGTTCTAATACTCATCGCGTTCGAACGGAGCGACAATCAGGCGCAGGCAGCGGCGCGAATCATCCCCAGGAATCGAAGACGCTCATTTCTCGAACTTGGCTTCGCACCTTGGAGCGCTCACATCCATCACATCACATGTAATCGAGAGGTTCGCTCGCGCCGACTCGTGATGACTCGACCACGCGAGGACCCACTCGTCCTCATCGGGAAAGCAGACCGAGACCGATTGCTCGCGATCCGTGAGAACTCCGAGTCTGGCGGCATGCGATACTCCCGCGACCCCTCTGCTGTCGGCCGTAAGATCGTACGCGTCTCCATCGCACGTGGCGCCCTGATCGATGAGGATCCGCAACGGGGTACCGCCGAGTGGATTGCCAGCTGAGAGCGCTTCAACGGCGATCTCCTGATGATGGGGACGACCGTCGAAGGTGAGCGCGGCCACTACGATGAGAAGCGGAATCACACCGAACACTACGAAGATGGCCAGCGAGCCGTGGCCGGCCGTCTCGTGTACGGACATCATGAATTCTCGCCGCCTTTCTGCCGAGTTCCCGTCGATCGGTGGCCCTTCGTCGAACCGCCCCTGACTTCTGGCGATCCACTATACCCTGTCGACCGCCTCGATTCGGTAGCGGACCAGATGGAGTATGAAAGCAGCGAATGGTGCAGCGAGACGATCCTGCTAGCCTTCCGGGCGAGATCGATGTTCCGGCAGACGACCCAAGCGGTCGAAACAAGGATGTAAGCGTGACCGAGGTCCGGTTCGACGAAAAGATTGCTGCACGCTACGACGAGGACTCGCCCCATATGTACCGACCCGAGGTGCTCACTCCGGCGGTCGACTTCCTCGAGGAACTGGCCGGCGGCGGTGCCGCTCTCGAGTTCGGAGTCGGCACCGGACGAATCGCTCTGCCGCTCAGCGAACGCGGCGTACCCGTGCACGGTATCGACATCTCCGAGCCGATGCTCGAACAGCTCCGCGCAAAACCGGGTTCGGAGCGGGTCGCGGTCACGGCCGGGGACATCGCACGAACACGGGTCGAAGGCAGTTTCCAGCTCGTCTACCTGGCGTTCAATACGATCACCAATCTGATCACGCAGGACGAGCAGGTGGCCTGCTTCCAGAACGCGGCCGACTCCCTCGAACCCGGCGGATGCTTCGTCATCGAAGTCTTCATCCCCGAACTGCGTCGTGTGCCGCCGGGAGAACGCGTGCGAGCGTTCGATGTGGGTCGCACCCACCTCGGCTTCGACGAGTACACCGATTTCGCGGGCCAGATCCTGTACTCGCACCACTACTGGGTCGACGACGGCGCCCTCCGGACCTTCTCGGCGCCCTACCGTTACGTCTGGCCCTCGGAACTCGACCTGATGGCGCGCCTCGCCGGCCTGACTCTGCGAGAACGCTGGGCCGACTGGAACCGCGAGCCTTCCAGCGACGAGAGCAAATCCCACGTTTCGGTCTGGGAGAAGACGGGGAAGTAGCTCGCCGGTCCAGGATTCGCCCACCGCGGAATCCGAGACACGACAGCGTCTACCAGACGCCTGGGACCAAACGGAAGCGAACCCGGGCCGCGTACTCTGCGTAGCCGGGGAGTTCGGCACGAAGCGTGCGATCCTCGAGCGCCGTGCGAATCACGAGCAAGAGGACCGCGAGCATGGCCGGAACGAAAGACGAGGTCGACCCGAGCATGAGCGGCGTCGAGATCATCCAGGCCGCGAAACCCACGTAGCCGGGGTGGCGCATATAGGCGTAGGGCCCGGTGTCGATCACGTGATGCCCTTGTTCCGTCTGGATGCGCACCGTCTTTTCAAAGAACGGATTCACGACCATGGACCAGATGGCCAGGGCCCATCCGGGGACGAAGAAGGCGAGGCCCAGCAGCCACTCGACCCCTGGCGCGCTGGCCTCTCCACTGCGCAGATCCTGTACTGCGACGATATAGACTGCGATCACCGCGGGACCGAACAGCAACAACCACACCACATCCCAGGACTTCGTCCCCTTGCCCGCACCCAGGCGGGCACGGCGTCGGATCAGCTCGGGGTTCCAGAGCAACACGCACACCAGGTTGACAATATAGGTCGCCACGATGATCCCCACGTAGATCCAACCGAGCGTCCACTCCAACCGCGGAGCCATCAGGAAGATGAACCCGGCCAAACCGATGACTACGGCCGCTACAGCCAGCATGACGAAGGCGGATGGGCCCGAAGCCCGGGAGTCGGTGCGCGTCTCGGTGTCAGCCATTTCGTGTCCCTCCTCGTCTCTCAAATGCGCCATCGCAGGTCGATGTGAACTAGACGGGTCCCAGCGGGTGTGGCGGTCCGGGCGGCACTCCGATCGCAATCGCATCACCGGCATGCACGACACCCCCAATCAAAACTACACCCATTACTCCGGCCTTCCGTACCACGATGCCGGTTGCGTCTTTGGACAGGAC
Encoded here:
- a CDS encoding LLM class F420-dependent oxidoreductase; the encoded protein is MKIGIGAGADGRIDLLLGEARRAEADGFQALWMPNIFGLDAIGALTVAGHETNHIELGTGVVPTYPRHPMAMAQQALTAQAASGGRFVLGIGLSHKIVIEDMFGMSYARPARHMREYLEVLSPLLHGEGVQFKGEEYRVSGALQVANAPAVSLLVAALGPQMLRLAGRLSDGTITWMTGPRTLESHIIPTISKAAQEAGRPGPRIVAGFPVVVTDDVDAAGEAVNRTLQIYGQLPSYRAMLDREGAQGPADVAIMGTAEQVRSRLMHLRDIGVTDLNAAIVPINGRSERTMDLLTELAKEAR
- a CDS encoding acyl-CoA dehydrogenase, with product MISFGLTEEQELIRDTVREFAQSELREIARDCDEKSELPQDLLDKTWELGLVNGGIPEEFGGGGIGRSPITNALVLEELGWGDVPLATAAMAPSLFIQPLIDFGTDEQKKEFLPLFTTSEFHTASLALHEPNFTFDVTNMQTTAEPKGDTFVLTGKKRFVPLGDRASHFLVVARSGREGIQGLDAFIVPRDASGLTISCASEKTLGFQAVPMATIELEKVEVPKGLRLGGDGGIDAARLVNMLRLGTSALALGLARGMMELAIPYAQERVAFSQPIGQKQVIAFMLADMHIEVNSMRNLIWKAASQLEQGVDATRMTTLAQTYTRREAMKVADNGLQVFGGHGFIRDYPVEMWYRNARALTVTEAVTAL
- a CDS encoding class I SAM-dependent methyltransferase, with amino-acid sequence MVQRDDPASLPGEIDVPADDPSGRNKDVSVTEVRFDEKIAARYDEDSPHMYRPEVLTPAVDFLEELAGGGAALEFGVGTGRIALPLSERGVPVHGIDISEPMLEQLRAKPGSERVAVTAGDIARTRVEGSFQLVYLAFNTITNLITQDEQVACFQNAADSLEPGGCFVIEVFIPELRRVPPGERVRAFDVGRTHLGFDEYTDFAGQILYSHHYWVDDGALRTFSAPYRYVWPSELDLMARLAGLTLRERWADWNREPSSDESKSHVSVWEKTGK
- a CDS encoding isoprenylcysteine carboxylmethyltransferase family protein, which codes for MADTETRTDSRASGPSAFVMLAVAAVVIGLAGFIFLMAPRLEWTLGWIYVGIIVATYIVNLVCVLLWNPELIRRRARLGAGKGTKSWDVVWLLLFGPAVIAVYIVAVQDLRSGEASAPGVEWLLGLAFFVPGWALAIWSMVVNPFFEKTVRIQTEQGHHVIDTGPYAYMRHPGYVGFAAWMISTPLMLGSTSSFVPAMLAVLLLVIRTALEDRTLRAELPGYAEYAARVRFRLVPGVW
- a CDS encoding enoyl-CoA hydratase/isomerase family protein — protein: MSEPAVLFEAKDHIAEITLNRPENRNSMTNDVLEGLRESVERVRQDPDVRCVIITGRGKSFCAGADFKSGVQRDDGSAAEFRSPNERSFAMYSPFLSILDIEVPTIAAMQGHAIGGGLGLAIVCDIRVANRDSKYGANFTRLGLHPGMACTYILPRLVGLPRAAELLFAGRIIEGSEAAEQGLANYAVAGDEVLEKSRELAREIASAAPIAVRWTKRSLYRGIDWDPRTAAEHEAHAQSRTIETEDSKEGIQALLEKRAPVFKGR
- a CDS encoding DNA-3-methyladenine glycosylase I gives rise to the protein MKDEKRCAWAGSDPLYLDYHDREWGVPTHDDRTLFEFLILEGAQAGLSWITILKKRENYRKAFADFDPARIARFSKERRARLLLNEGIVRNRLKVESAVLNARAFLKVQKEFGSFDAYIWRFVDGEPKKNRFRRQGDVPAKTQQSEQMSRDLKKRGFKFVGSTICYAYMQSMGLVNDHLTSCFRYDV
- a CDS encoding acyl-CoA dehydrogenase codes for the protein MIDFSLSKADQAVLDAVREQALICRKYARYYDDHEEEFAPDELEEAKSTSDPYSLYEHNDYNTSLGCLAMLVSAGQTWGDYTVRMRRGSGALGNAALRASGTDEQQARWNGTTLAMAITEPGCGSDSKAVQTTAVLDGDEWVLNGEKIFVTTGCRCEGVVVWATIDKSAGRGGIKSFVVMKDTPGFEVTHKEKKLGIRADDTAAMVFKDCRIPRDYLLGGNEDVVSKGGGGFKGVMKTFNMTRPGVAAIGLGMAQAALDFTKDVLAQEDVEIDWVAGQHSRSAIQQELIEIEADVEVGMLNTLQAVWMSGEGKANNTEASISKAKGGEVSRTATQRCLEILGSLGISHDYLLEKWFRDTRITDIYEGTGQIQRLIIAREILGYSSAQLS
- a CDS encoding AarF/ABC1/UbiB kinase family protein, whose product is MGATDDRKRRSARVPEGRAERIAKLGSMLAGMAGESALEVLRRATGSGEEDTSVLLTKANAERLVDTLADLRGAAMKLGQLLSLQGDDVLPARLQEILAGLQNQAHFMPETQVREVLVNELGRDWDKHFAEFDFEPLAAASIGQVHAAESADGRDIVVKLQYPGVEKSIDSDVDNLALSLRMLRLIPAAIDVDALVPELKRGLREEADYKREAENTEAYRALVGDDPSVLVPRVHADLSTQRLLTSERVRALPIEDLRSPEHTRERRDRIGERLLRLVFQELFDFRLMQTDPNFGNYLYEPKHERVALLDFGAVRRLSSEFTDAYRELVLATIERDGPKAVQIGEQIGFLRGDEGVDARAAFVDLCEQVAEPLRGKGIYDFGDSDLPRRVRELGLQAYTERGLPQPPAELLFVHRKIAGSYLLLAHIGSRVNCERLARNCLA